From the genome of Uranotaenia lowii strain MFRU-FL chromosome 1, ASM2978415v1, whole genome shotgun sequence, one region includes:
- the LOC129739682 gene encoding probable U3 small nucleolar RNA-associated protein 11, with translation MSSWKKAAKSNQKVHRERAQPSAREHLGLLEKKQDYKRRAKDQHEKDATLRLLRKRALNRNPDEFYHHMINSRVEQGVHRELDKTDAADEHSPAQIRLMETQDLKYINMKRTMEANKVRRLQAKLHMTEVADKTPNRHIFFVDDEREARNFDVAERLGTHPSLIGRKTNRLRLEQLEKIELGVDDDQTIKAMNEERQKAYTELNKRIEREKELTVIQQKMEIKRALKEKRSRKPKKLRKGTKDEAPVYKFKYERKR, from the exons ATGTCAAGTTGGAAAAAGGCTGCCAAATCGAACCAGAAGGTTCACCGGGAGCGGGCACAACCATCAGCCCGAGAACATCTGGGGTTGCTGGAGAAGAAACAGGACTACAAACGGCGCGCCAAGGATCAACACGAGAAGGATGCCACCCTGCGATTGCTGCGGAAGCGGGCCCTCAACCGTAATCCGGATGAGTTCTATCATCACATGATCAACTCCCGGGTGGAACAGGGCGTTCACCGGGAGCTAGACAAGACAGATGCGGCCGATGAGCATTCGCCAGCTCAGATCCGGCTGATGGAAACACAGGATCTGAAGTATATCAATATGAAACGGACCATGGAAGCGAACAAGGTGCGCCGATTACAGGCCAAGCTACACATGACCGAGGTGGCCGACAAAACTCCCAATCGACACATATTTTTCGTGGATGACGAGCGGGAGGCACGGAATTTTGATGTTGCAGAACGTCTAGGAACGCACCCCAGTTTGATAGGGCGTAAAACCAATCGACTACGTTTGGAGCAGCTGGAAAAGATTGAACTGGGCGTTGATGATGATCAG ACTATTAAAGCTATGAACGAAGAGCGACAGAAAGCGTACACCGAGTTGAATAAACGGATCGAACGCGAAAAGGAGCTGACCGTTATCCAGCAAAAGATGGAAATTAAGCGGGCGCTGAAAGAAAAACGCTCCCGCAAGCCAAAAAAACTACGGAAAGGTACCAAAGACGAGGCACCggtttacaaatttaaatacGAAAGGAAGCGATAG
- the LOC129739680 gene encoding DNA-binding protein Ets97D-like, with protein sequence MDSLNIKMEVPDLPLPDHISPLGDDGLGGIIPNSEFLANGNGLFLGDADDEDDTIVVHMDLRENLSTLRGLVEQRTGISLKHYEFWLQDTQMLESHKNLVDQCVQGEGLVQINVQVQTAKRRINIADVLKPTDEVLETYQQELELAAAAQAAAAQVAAAAASISSSAETTAVPKSPAPTKSSNRTTSESSSVAAAATSSSKTPQQIAKEEQETASAVAAIISSANAEANAEKAAQAAAIQQAQIASTIATNGGLIPKSSPKLMASPNTIDDDDDDEDMSDAGQSALRWVCDTNFKRDQQRLNIPDDPIEWTVAQVKHWIQWAVRTFQLTSIKVPDWTINGKELCEMDHEDFKLKVPNDPGDLFWTHLELLRKCKFVAVVQKAGDGDDYDEMAILRKVPKYSLGNETSYCGNRSGNNGQIQLWQFLLEILTDREHRGIIQWMGTEGEFKLNNPELVAQLWGERKNKPTMNYEKLSRALRYYYDGDMISKVHGKRFVYKFVCDLRELIGYDASELATLVNDGPPMSSDQFDMKGFDMDFD encoded by the exons ATGGATTCACTCAACATCAAAATGGAGGTACCGGATCTGCCACTTCCGGATCATATTTCCCCGCTCGGTGACGATGGACTGGGTGGCATCATTCCCAACTCGGAATTCCTGGCCAATGGGAATGGTTTGTTTTTGGGCGACGCTGACGACGAAGATGATACGATTGTGGTGCATATGGATCTGCGCGAGAATCTCTCGACATTAAG AGGATTGGTAGAGCAACGGACCGGCATTTCTCTGAAGCACTATGAGTTCTGGCTGCAGGATACACAGATGCTGGAATCTCACAAAAACCTGGTGGATCAATGCGTTCAGGGCGAGGGCCTCGTCCAGATCAATGTGCAGGTTCAAACAGCCAAACGTCGTATAAACATCGCTGACGTGCTCAAACCGACAGACGAGGTGTTGGAAACTTACCAACAGGAGCTGGAGCTGGCCGCTGCTGCTCAGGCTGCTGCAGCTCAAGTCGCAGCCGCTGCAGCTTCCATTAGTAGTAGCGCTGAAACAACGGCTGTACCGAAATCGCCGGCCCCGACGAAAAGCTCGAATCGTACCACCAGTGAATCTTCATCTGTCGCTGCAGCCGCAACGTCATCTTCCAAGACACCCCAGCAAATCGCTAAGGAAGAGCAGGAAACGGCCTCAGCAGTAGCCGCTATCATTAGCTCGGCCAATGCAGAGGCTAATGCCGAAAAAGCAGCTCAGGCAGCGGCCATCCAGCAGGCTCAAATTGCTTCCACTATTGCCACTAATGGGGGTCTCATACCGAAAAGCTCTCCCAAGCTTATGGCCTCGCCGAACACTatcgatgacgacgacgatgatgaggATATGAGCGATGCAGGACAATCGGCACTCCGTTGGGTTTGCGATACCAACTTCAAACGGGACCAACAGCGGCTCAATATCCCGGACGATCCGATTGAGTGGACCGTAGCCCAGGTGAAGCACTGGATTCAGTGGGCCGTCCGAACTTTTCAACTGACCAGCATCAAGGTACCGGATTGGACTATCAACGGGAAGGAGCTGTGCGAAATGGATCACGAAGACTTCAAGCTGAAGGTGCCGAACGACCCGGGTGATCTTTTCTGGACCCATCTGGAGCTGCTGCGTAAGTGCAAGTTCGTGGCGGTCGTGCAGAAAGCTGGTGACGGGGATGACTACGACGAGATGGCCATCCTACGCAAGGTTCCGAAGTACAGCTTGGGAA ATGAAACTAGCTACTGCGGCAATCGCAGCGGCAACAATGGTCAGATACAGCTGTGGCAGTTTCTGTTGGAAATTTTAACCGATCGAGAACATCGTGGAATCATACAGTGGATGG GAACCGAGGGTGAATTCAAGCTGAACAATCCGGAACTGGTGGCCCAGCTGTGGGGCGAGCGGAAAAACAAACCGACCATGAACTACGAGAAGCTGTCCCGGGCCCTGCGCTACTACTACGACGGGGACATGATCTCCAAGGTGCACGGCAAGCGGTTCGTGTACAAGTTCGTGTGCGATCTGAGGGAACTGATCGGGTACGATGCTTCGGAGCTGGCCACCCTGGTCAACGATGGGCCGCCCATGTCCAGCGACCAGTTCGACATGAAGGGATTCGATATGGACTTCGATTAG
- the LOC129744113 gene encoding filamin-A isoform X2 → MPSGEVDKPRIEDNRDGTVSIRYDPKEEGIHELAVKYNGEHVQGSPFKFHVDSTSSGYVTAYGPGLTHGVTGEPAQFIISTKGAGGGGLQMAVEGPSKADITHHDNKDGTISVSYLPTAPGEYKISVRFGDKHIKGSPYFAKVTGEGRKRNQISVGSCSEVTLPGVITDNDLRSLNASIQAPTGLEEPCFLKRMPTGNIGISFTPREIGEHTVSVKRLGKHIANSPFKVNVCEREVGDAKKVIVTGNALKEGKTHSDNVFSVDTRNAGYGGLSLSIEGPSKADIQCTDKEDGTLNISYKPTEPGYYIVNLKFADHHVQGSPFTVKVSGDGTNRQREKIQRQRDAVPVTEVGSKCKLTFKMPGITSFDLSATVTSPGGVSEDAEIQEIEDGLYAVHFVPKELGVHTVSVKYKQIHIPGSPFQFTVGPLKDTGAHLVKAGGSGLEYGEQGVPCEFNVWTREAGGGTLAISVEGPSKAEIEFKDRKDGSCDVSYVVSEPGDYRIGLKFNDRHIPDSPFKVYVSPAMGEAHKLEVAQFPTGPVQADKPAQFIVRKNGAKGDLDAKVVAPSNNEDDCFIQLIDQDQYSVRFYPRENGIHAIHVKFNGVHILGSPFRIKVGKDDVDPAAVHASGKGLGDVKTGEKTDLIIDTCNAGAGTLAVTVDGPSKVAMDCTEIEEGYKVRYTPLLPGHYYMTIKYNQMHIVGSPFKIVCTGEKLAEEGGQETSSVIVDTVAKISKGGNKTGVILPMFKSDASKVQSKGMGLKKAYMGKQNQFTIGAGDAGNNILFVGIHGPKGPCDEVFIKHTGRNQYQVNYLVRERGDYILLVKWGDDHIPGSPFKVEV, encoded by the exons ATGCCGAGCGGAGAAGTCGACAAACCGAGAATCGAGGACAATCGCGATGGAACCGTATCGATCCGGTACGACCCGAAGGAGGAGGGCATCCATGAGCTGGCGGTCAAGTACAATGGCGAACACGTGCAGGGTTCCCCGTTCAAGTTCCACGTCGATTCCACCTCAAGCGGCTACGTAACGGCCTACGGTCCAGGACTAACGCATGGCGTCACCGGTGAACCGGCCCAGTTCATCATCTCCACCAAGGGAGCTGGCGGTGGAGGACTCCAGATGGCCGTCGAAGGTCCTAGCAAAGCCGAT ATCACCCACCATGACAATAAGGATGGCACCATTTCCGTTTCATACCTTCCAACGGCTCCAGGCGAATACAAAATCTCGGTCCGCTTCGGGGACAAACACATAAAGGGCTCTCCGTACTTCGCGAAGGTGACCGGTGAAGGTCGCAAGCGTAACCAAATCTCGGTTGGTTCTTGCTCGGAAGTGACTCTACCTGGTGTTATCACCGATAACGATCTGCGGTCCCTGAACGCATCCATCCAGGCGCCAACCGGTTTGGAGGAACCTTGCTTCCTGAAGCGCATGCCCACCGGAAACATTGGCATTTCCTTCACTCCACGAGAGATCGGCGAGCACACGGTATCGGTCAAGCGACTTGGCAAGCACATCGCAAATTCTCCTTTCAAGGTCAACGTCTGCGAGCGTGAAGTCGGAGACGCCAAAAAGGTCATCGTTACCGGAAACGCCCTCAAAGAGGGTAAAACCCACTCGGACAACGTTTTCTCCGTTGATACACGCAACGCAGGTTACGGTGGTTTGTCCCTGTCCATCGAGGGGCCTAGCAAGGCAGACATCCAGTGCACCGATAAAGAGGATGGTACGCTAAACATTTCCTACAAACCAACCGAACCGGGCTACTATATCGTGAATCTCAAGTTCGCCGATCACCATGTCCAGGGATCGCCCTTCACCGTCAAAGTTTCCGGCGACGGAACCAATCGGCAGCGTGAGAAAATCCAGCGGCAACGGGATGCCGTTCCGGTTACCGAGGTTGGCAGCAAGTGTAAGCTCACCTTCAAGATGCCCGGCATCACTTCGTTCGATCTATCCGCAACGGTTACCTCACCTGGAGGCGTCTCCGAAGATGCCGAAATCCAGGAAATCGAGGACGGCCTCTACGCAGTGCACTTCGTTCCTAAAGAACTCGGGGTGCATACCGTGTCCGTGAAATACAAGCAGATCCATATCCCCG GATCGCCATTCCAGTTTACCGTCGGACCCCTCAAGGACACCGGTGCCCATCTGGTTAAGGCGGGTGGATCCGGTCTCGAGTACGGCGAGCAGGGTGTACCATGCGAGTTCAACGTTTGGACCCGTGAAGCCGGAGGTGGCACCCTGGCCATTTCCGTTGAAGGTCCCAGCAAGGCGGAGATCGAGTTCAAAGACCGTAAGGACGGTTCTTGCGATGTTTCCTACGTAGTCAGTGAACCTG GTGACTATCGGATTGGTTTGAAGTTCAACGACCGCCATATTCCAGACTCTCCGTTCAAGGTTTACGTTTCACCTGCCATGGGTGAAGCGCACAAACTAGAAGTTGCACAGTTCCCAACTGGACCGGTGCAAGCCGATAAACCGGCACAGTTCATCGTCCGGAAGAACGGTGCCAAGGGTGACCTGGACGCTAAG GTCGTAGCCCCCTCCAACAACGAAGACGATTGTTTCATCCAGTTGATCGACCAGGACCAGTACTCGGTTCGGTTCTATCCTCGGGAGAACGGCATCCACGCGATCCACGTCAAGTTCAACGGTGTTCACATCCTGGGATCACCGTTCCGCATCAAGGTTGGCAAGGACGATGTCGACCCGGCGGCAGTTCACGCTTCCGGAAAAGGCCTCGGCGATGTCAAGACCGGCGAGAAGACAGACCTCATCATCGACACCTGCAATGCCGGCGCGGGAACGCTGGCCGTTACCGTTGATGGTCCCTCCAAGGTTGCCATGGACTGCACGGAAATCGAGGAGGGCTACAAGGTGCGGTACACGCCACTTCTGCCGGGACACTACTACATGACCATCAAGTACAATCAGATGCACATTGTCGGTTCGCCCTTCAAAATTGTCTGTACAG GCGAAAAACTGGCGGAAGAGGGTGGTCAGGAAACTTCCTCCGTCATCGTCGATACGGTAGCTAAAATCTCCAAGGGTGGCAACAAGACCGGTGTAATTCTGCCAATGTTCAAATCGGACGCGAGCAAAGTGCAATCCAAGGGCATGGGACTGAAAAAGGCGTACATGGGCAAACAGAATCAGTTCACGATTGGCGCAGGAGATGCCG GCAACAACATCCTCTTCGTTGGCATCCATGGACCGAAGGGACCCTGCGACGAGGTCTTCATCAAGCACACCGGCCGGAACCAGTATCAGGTGAACTATTTGGTGCGTGAACGTGGCGACTATATTCTGCTAGTCAAATGGGGCGACGATCATATTCCCGGTTCACCGTTCAAGGTCGAAGTGTAA
- the LOC129744113 gene encoding filamin-A isoform X1, translated as MWSDDEDMYGQKKKPIEATWEEYNQLYRSFEHFFTISEHDRKETVRVFFMEQPVPEPEVPGLEFVPTNMLAAVFLHSHKAEVKMPSGEVDKPRIEDNRDGTVSIRYDPKEEGIHELAVKYNGEHVQGSPFKFHVDSTSSGYVTAYGPGLTHGVTGEPAQFIISTKGAGGGGLQMAVEGPSKADITHHDNKDGTISVSYLPTAPGEYKISVRFGDKHIKGSPYFAKVTGEGRKRNQISVGSCSEVTLPGVITDNDLRSLNASIQAPTGLEEPCFLKRMPTGNIGISFTPREIGEHTVSVKRLGKHIANSPFKVNVCEREVGDAKKVIVTGNALKEGKTHSDNVFSVDTRNAGYGGLSLSIEGPSKADIQCTDKEDGTLNISYKPTEPGYYIVNLKFADHHVQGSPFTVKVSGDGTNRQREKIQRQRDAVPVTEVGSKCKLTFKMPGITSFDLSATVTSPGGVSEDAEIQEIEDGLYAVHFVPKELGVHTVSVKYKQIHIPGSPFQFTVGPLKDTGAHLVKAGGSGLEYGEQGVPCEFNVWTREAGGGTLAISVEGPSKAEIEFKDRKDGSCDVSYVVSEPGDYRIGLKFNDRHIPDSPFKVYVSPAMGEAHKLEVAQFPTGPVQADKPAQFIVRKNGAKGDLDAKVVAPSNNEDDCFIQLIDQDQYSVRFYPRENGIHAIHVKFNGVHILGSPFRIKVGKDDVDPAAVHASGKGLGDVKTGEKTDLIIDTCNAGAGTLAVTVDGPSKVAMDCTEIEEGYKVRYTPLLPGHYYMTIKYNQMHIVGSPFKIVCTGEKLAEEGGQETSSVIVDTVAKISKGGNKTGVILPMFKSDASKVQSKGMGLKKAYMGKQNQFTIGAGDAGNNILFVGIHGPKGPCDEVFIKHTGRNQYQVNYLVRERGDYILLVKWGDDHIPGSPFKVEV; from the exons CTGAAGTCAAGATGCCGAGCGGAGAAGTCGACAAACCGAGAATCGAGGACAATCGCGATGGAACCGTATCGATCCGGTACGACCCGAAGGAGGAGGGCATCCATGAGCTGGCGGTCAAGTACAATGGCGAACACGTGCAGGGTTCCCCGTTCAAGTTCCACGTCGATTCCACCTCAAGCGGCTACGTAACGGCCTACGGTCCAGGACTAACGCATGGCGTCACCGGTGAACCGGCCCAGTTCATCATCTCCACCAAGGGAGCTGGCGGTGGAGGACTCCAGATGGCCGTCGAAGGTCCTAGCAAAGCCGAT ATCACCCACCATGACAATAAGGATGGCACCATTTCCGTTTCATACCTTCCAACGGCTCCAGGCGAATACAAAATCTCGGTCCGCTTCGGGGACAAACACATAAAGGGCTCTCCGTACTTCGCGAAGGTGACCGGTGAAGGTCGCAAGCGTAACCAAATCTCGGTTGGTTCTTGCTCGGAAGTGACTCTACCTGGTGTTATCACCGATAACGATCTGCGGTCCCTGAACGCATCCATCCAGGCGCCAACCGGTTTGGAGGAACCTTGCTTCCTGAAGCGCATGCCCACCGGAAACATTGGCATTTCCTTCACTCCACGAGAGATCGGCGAGCACACGGTATCGGTCAAGCGACTTGGCAAGCACATCGCAAATTCTCCTTTCAAGGTCAACGTCTGCGAGCGTGAAGTCGGAGACGCCAAAAAGGTCATCGTTACCGGAAACGCCCTCAAAGAGGGTAAAACCCACTCGGACAACGTTTTCTCCGTTGATACACGCAACGCAGGTTACGGTGGTTTGTCCCTGTCCATCGAGGGGCCTAGCAAGGCAGACATCCAGTGCACCGATAAAGAGGATGGTACGCTAAACATTTCCTACAAACCAACCGAACCGGGCTACTATATCGTGAATCTCAAGTTCGCCGATCACCATGTCCAGGGATCGCCCTTCACCGTCAAAGTTTCCGGCGACGGAACCAATCGGCAGCGTGAGAAAATCCAGCGGCAACGGGATGCCGTTCCGGTTACCGAGGTTGGCAGCAAGTGTAAGCTCACCTTCAAGATGCCCGGCATCACTTCGTTCGATCTATCCGCAACGGTTACCTCACCTGGAGGCGTCTCCGAAGATGCCGAAATCCAGGAAATCGAGGACGGCCTCTACGCAGTGCACTTCGTTCCTAAAGAACTCGGGGTGCATACCGTGTCCGTGAAATACAAGCAGATCCATATCCCCG GATCGCCATTCCAGTTTACCGTCGGACCCCTCAAGGACACCGGTGCCCATCTGGTTAAGGCGGGTGGATCCGGTCTCGAGTACGGCGAGCAGGGTGTACCATGCGAGTTCAACGTTTGGACCCGTGAAGCCGGAGGTGGCACCCTGGCCATTTCCGTTGAAGGTCCCAGCAAGGCGGAGATCGAGTTCAAAGACCGTAAGGACGGTTCTTGCGATGTTTCCTACGTAGTCAGTGAACCTG GTGACTATCGGATTGGTTTGAAGTTCAACGACCGCCATATTCCAGACTCTCCGTTCAAGGTTTACGTTTCACCTGCCATGGGTGAAGCGCACAAACTAGAAGTTGCACAGTTCCCAACTGGACCGGTGCAAGCCGATAAACCGGCACAGTTCATCGTCCGGAAGAACGGTGCCAAGGGTGACCTGGACGCTAAG GTCGTAGCCCCCTCCAACAACGAAGACGATTGTTTCATCCAGTTGATCGACCAGGACCAGTACTCGGTTCGGTTCTATCCTCGGGAGAACGGCATCCACGCGATCCACGTCAAGTTCAACGGTGTTCACATCCTGGGATCACCGTTCCGCATCAAGGTTGGCAAGGACGATGTCGACCCGGCGGCAGTTCACGCTTCCGGAAAAGGCCTCGGCGATGTCAAGACCGGCGAGAAGACAGACCTCATCATCGACACCTGCAATGCCGGCGCGGGAACGCTGGCCGTTACCGTTGATGGTCCCTCCAAGGTTGCCATGGACTGCACGGAAATCGAGGAGGGCTACAAGGTGCGGTACACGCCACTTCTGCCGGGACACTACTACATGACCATCAAGTACAATCAGATGCACATTGTCGGTTCGCCCTTCAAAATTGTCTGTACAG GCGAAAAACTGGCGGAAGAGGGTGGTCAGGAAACTTCCTCCGTCATCGTCGATACGGTAGCTAAAATCTCCAAGGGTGGCAACAAGACCGGTGTAATTCTGCCAATGTTCAAATCGGACGCGAGCAAAGTGCAATCCAAGGGCATGGGACTGAAAAAGGCGTACATGGGCAAACAGAATCAGTTCACGATTGGCGCAGGAGATGCCG GCAACAACATCCTCTTCGTTGGCATCCATGGACCGAAGGGACCCTGCGACGAGGTCTTCATCAAGCACACCGGCCGGAACCAGTATCAGGTGAACTATTTGGTGCGTGAACGTGGCGACTATATTCTGCTAGTCAAATGGGGCGACGATCATATTCCCGGTTCACCGTTCAAGGTCGAAGTGTAA